One Fuerstiella marisgermanici DNA window includes the following coding sequences:
- the map gene encoding type I methionyl aminopeptidase — MTRLLKKIPRYTTDEEIEKLKAAAQFNAQLMDMLRPHVQAGTTTEQLDQLAHEYTLDHGHTPACLGYHGYPNTICTSVNEIVCHGIPNDVALKDGDIVNVDITTIVDGWYGDQSETFMIGEVTPAAKRLVQTTFDAMFLGIRACKPGGPVSLIGRAIQSFAKENGYAVVREYQGHGIGQDFHQDPGIPHFPTPTSRRDLLKPGTCYTVEPMLNIGGWKTKVDKDDGWTVRTLDRSLSAQFEHTVLMTEDGPEILTLTQDGPQEGHVF; from the coding sequence CGTCTGCTAAAAAAAATCCCGCGATACACAACCGACGAAGAAATTGAGAAGCTGAAAGCAGCCGCTCAGTTTAATGCTCAGTTGATGGACATGCTGCGGCCGCACGTTCAAGCCGGCACGACAACCGAACAACTGGATCAGTTGGCTCACGAATATACTCTTGACCACGGCCACACGCCGGCCTGCCTGGGTTACCACGGGTATCCCAATACGATTTGCACCAGCGTGAACGAAATCGTCTGCCACGGCATTCCCAACGATGTCGCACTTAAAGACGGCGATATCGTCAACGTTGATATCACCACGATTGTTGACGGCTGGTACGGCGATCAATCAGAAACATTCATGATCGGCGAAGTGACACCCGCAGCCAAACGATTGGTGCAGACCACGTTTGACGCGATGTTTCTTGGCATCCGCGCCTGCAAACCCGGCGGACCGGTGTCTTTGATTGGCCGAGCAATCCAGTCGTTCGCGAAAGAAAACGGTTATGCCGTCGTGCGTGAATACCAGGGCCATGGCATTGGCCAGGACTTTCACCAGGATCCAGGCATCCCGCATTTTCCAACGCCAACGTCGCGGCGCGATCTGCTGAAACCGGGAACCTGTTACACGGTCGAACCGATGCTAAACATTGGCGGGTGGAAGACGAAAGTGGACAAGGACGATGGCTGGACGGTCCGCACGCTGGACCGATCTCTATCCGCTCAGTTTGAACACACGGTGCTCATGACAGAAGACGGCCCGGAAATCTTGACACTCACGCAGGACGGTCCTCAGGAAGGCCACGTGTTTTAA